In the genome of Populus trichocarpa isolate Nisqually-1 chromosome 10, P.trichocarpa_v4.1, whole genome shotgun sequence, the window CCTTGTCCAAGTTCAGGAGAACTTCATAGCTGCATCAAGGGGAGAAAATATATGAATTCTTCTGTTAagtattaaaaagtttataaataCCAAGAAATTAACAAACAACAAACCAAGATagttaatgaagaagaagatggcgGTAAATAATTCCTCAAAACACTAGCCATACATGAAGGtaaacttttaaaatgaatttacttTATTCTCAGGAGTTGAAATGCAGATACAAAAGTATTGTTCTTTCATGATAAACAAACTTGTCCATAAAGTTTACTAATATGAAGGACTCATGGTTTCCAGGTCCGAATTGCAAAGCCAAAAGCCAGTAAAATGAAATACTTCCTGAAGGAGCACATTCATTACGCATTATCAAATTTAGATGTTGATTGTTCAGCGCTATGACCCCACAAAAAGATAGGCATGCATATCAGACTCAAAAAATTCAACAGTTGGTATATCTTAGGCATCAATCTATACAAACCTTGTACTCCAAAGGACCCAGAACGGATAGTAAATGAGCCGCAGCAAGATCcaagacaaaacaaaaagaataaatgCAAAGCTAGCAATCCCTTCAGCACCACTGTATTTGGACATCTTTCCTACCTCTAAAAATACATCACTAGCATCATGAATAGCTAAAACAATTGAGCCAGCACGACCAAACCTGCAAGAAACAGAGAAATTGGAATAGAAATGAGAAAGCTTTATGAACCTTTGATGGTGTCACTGCAGCCACTGGGTTCTATGAAGCTTCTGCATAAGTATTATATTTGAATGGGCAGCATAGTTATGATTtccatattttttctaataaaaagacCCAAGGAACTTCCTCAGTTAAATATTACTGAACCACAGAAAAACCTGAATCACAATACCTTAATATGTAGGACAGCACAATGAGAATGACAGTAGCAACATGATGACTCATGGACACCCCAAAATCTGAACGCCTTGTCTCCCAAAAAATCAGAGCAAATATGGAGTACGTGTAAAATCCAGCAGCATACATATATGCTCCTTTCAATTTTAACCTGAAATTCATTAAGCTGTCATCCCTTTCCCATTCAAAGTACAAATCAATAAAGGAACAGCTTGAGCCaaacaaataattgaataagaaaaccACAGCAATATGATATGTAGTTCATAAATCTTACTTCATTTTTTGGTCTGGCCAGACCTGACTTCCTGGCCCtacccaaaaatattttgtattaccAAACCAAGGCTCATCATAAGTAACATACAAAACCAGAATTTCTGCTGAAAGAAAATATATGCATTTCCAAGCCGACTCCTTGAATTTTCCTATCTTCTTCCTTCTCTCATCTGGCTGAGCATCCAGCATCTGATGCTCCTTTCCAAAAATCAAGCGTTGTGCTAGTTTCTGCAAcaaagagaaggagaaacaaAGAGCTGAGAAACAGCATACTAGCGACCATGGAAGTACGAGAAAAGGAAAATTTCCAAGTACAAAAGCAGCCCTTTTTGCAATTTTATGTTGTATTTGTAAATGTGGTAGAACCTGGCAACACTTACCACATATTGCTAAATTCATGACTAATTGATTTGTCTTACAATGACACAGTGGTATCAAAGAACAGATGCTTCTGAAAGAGGTGGATCACAGGGAGAAATGTTTACAGCTCGGAAGAGCCCCCAACAACTGAAAAGATTACAAACTTTTTCTGGAATCTAGGTGTTTGGAAGCACGAATCATAAGAAATGATCAAGCAACAGGACAGGGAGTAAGCTCCATCAACGATAACTTATGCTAAGATAATTATGCAACTGGATCATCTAAGCATTTGGTTATTTCCAGCAGCAGCTATATAAATCACTTCATAGAAGACTTTTCCAATCCTATTATGCTACTCAAGAAATGGGGTGACAAGATTCATGAATTTCCCAAGAGCAGCGAATGTCATGCAAGGAATAAGGGTTTGGAATGAACAGAAATAACAACATACAAAACCAAGCTTCAAAGTCAGATAAACTACAAGATGCAAGCTAAGCTAAGGTTTGTTCAAGCTCGGTCCAAAGTGGACAGCCATTGAacataatcaagaaaacaagatGGATTTCAGGTTTGAACCAAAAATGTATATTGTCAAATAAGGCTTGTCAATGAATATTGATGGCATCTTTACAACTGATTCATATCTCATATAAGGTTATTAGCTGTTTGAACCCCGGGATCGCTAAACTGAAGCAAAAATGCATATAAATTCTAGGAGTAGTAAACAAGAATATCTATAATACTTCAGATCAGCCAATTGCTTCTCAGATGTAATTAGCTCAatacttaaaaaagaaataaattaccAAAATCGAAAACATTGTAGTTATCACGATCATTTTCACTCAAATTACTTCTTTAATCAATAAATGACTGCAAGATTCAATTATTCACTTAAAGAGCAAAACATCTCACTAAACTAAATCCAATATGATTCAATCAAGTAAAAAGAAcccaaaacaagcaaaaaaaaaaaaacattaagaaactAAACCAATGAAGGCAAAAACTTGAACTAAACCgatacaaaaaaaaggaaacaaaacaataaaaaacactatCAAATGTTTCAAATAAAGTACCTGGAAGACAAATCTGTCGAGAAAGAATCGAACAAAggtgaaaaagagagaaaaaagtggAAGGACAATGTAATCTTCATAAGCTGGATAAGATTCATGTTCCCATTGGATTGATTTCGCGTATTCCATGAAACCCATCTCGggtttttaccttttcttcctTCCGATTTATCCAAGATTGGATTTTTCTAGCGTTTTTGTAAAATCACATACACAAAAACACTAGCAAAGCTACTgcctctctctcgctctctctcgcTCTTTTACCTTGGTCTCATACGTTTACTCTGTGTCTTTCTAAAAAAGGGTGCGGCGATTCTGTCGAAGAAGTGAGAATTCACTGAAACATACTACAGATTGCCTCGGATTAGTCCacagattatattttttctctctcagtTAGATCCCAATGAATATTTGTAAACAATTGAGTCTCCAACGTATACTggatcttcaattaaatccttctGTCAACCAATTTGCAAGAATCTTCTCACTTGAATTCCCAAAATTAATTTACACAGTTgtaggcatatatatatatttgttgaaAGTGGAGGATTCATAATGATGCGTTAGGGACCCAGTTGGTAAAGAATATAGGTTGGTGACTTAATTAGGAAAAGTTGTTGTCGAGGATGACTAATAAAGATGTTTGAGAGTGCCGCTcaaaaattccttttatttagaaatatattaaaataataattttttaacttatttttaaaatcaatatatcaaaataaaaaaatataaaaaaattaattttaaataaaaaaattatttatattaaaaatacaatttcaaagaGTTTATCCCAGTATATGCCAAATTTATCCTCCAAGTTGGTTATTCGggtttccaatttggtcctctGCTCTTATTGGTGTATTTTCTAGAATAAACATGGTTTTGACGAAATTAACCCTGCAAGTTCTGGATTTGTTGACTTTTTTGATGGATTTGTTGATTGAGTGAAGAGAGTGAAAAGGTTGGGTCATTGAATATTGGATGCTGATTAAATCCACTATTCCGACCTTTAAACAACATTTGTATGCTTTGTCAGTGAATGCATCAGCTTTCGAGGACCACATGCTTATGCTTATGCTATGCCAAGATGCTATGCCAAGAGGCATCTTAGGCTTTACTCCTTTTGTATTGATGACGTGGTAATTGCAAATTATACTAAAATGTCACGTGCTGCTGTGCCGAATCGCTCATGAGTTGTTGAAATGTGACATCTTTGACGCTATTGCCCTTTGTTTTTCCGAGTTTGACTTTGGCTctcaatattattaattgaatcttattcatcatttaatatcgtagattaataaattatatatagaaaaacacgccattatatttaaataattgaagaaaGTCATGCTAGAATTGTTTTCATACTGATTTGAGACTGGAGGTGCCAGGCTATATCGTGGAGAGGCTATACCGTACAAAGAGTTTTAGTGTAAAAAACTATTGGGTaaacaattaaagaaagaatgaaCAAGCAACTTGATAGCGAGAGCATACAGGTAAGGAATTTCGAGATTTCTATTGGGTAAATCCTGATCTGGAGCTCAGACAGATCAGGCACTCGGGATTTCAATTAAGCAAATTGGGAGACTTTTGTGGTACAGGCACAACGCCTGGGTTTTAGGTGATATTTCAATGATTTGCTTGATGGAATCCACTCGAGAGGAGTGTGAATCAAGAGACCTCATCGTTTAATTATCGAGATAGAACAAAAATTATTCGGGAATAGTCTATCCGAATGGCCATTAATTTCGGGGACTTTGTGCAGCATGGACATAGATAAAATAATAGCAAGAGCGGCAATGTCTTAGTTTTTCAGATAGTGTTCAGCAATTACTCATATCAAGTGATATGCAGACACATCCTCTTCGATTTCTTGTAATTCCGTGGACAGTCCCAGGAAGTTCAATATAAACTATTCTAATGAAGAACCAGGGAACACAGGTGACTAAACACAAACAGCCTGTTAAGGTGGCCggaagaacaaataaaaaaccgaCGTGAAGAATTAAGCTAATATCCAGTAGGGAAATGAAAGAAGCATGATGATTATGATGCTATTCATGCCGCACTGATCATCATATAAACACAATTCGGAATGTCGTGTCTGAACTGTTAATGATGGACTCATCCTTCCTATTTAATGATTCTCCATCCAGGAGGGTTTTGAAAAGATGAATCACATCATGGAACAATTCCAAAAGAATTGTCAAATCTGCTTTcaaatgaaaatcaagaaaaatacattattCATCAAATAGTTGgaatttcataacaaaaaaatggaGCACATCATGTGATTATAATTGAAATCAAAGCTTGTTTTCTCCgacaaaaattattaatcaaaaaAGCGTTAAACCAGGCACGTTCTGCTAAATACATGCAGGACATGTGTTTTCGGATGTAGCATCCTCAAATAGAATCCACTTTTAGAATGTCATGTAATAGTATCTTCTAACAAATTATTATCTAATACTCTCATTTCTACCACAGCAGCATACAGATTTGGTTCGTCTCCCTGAAAAACTATCAGCAACAATGCAACGAGTCGAAACAGTTTAAACTCGACATGAATGATCAACAAGAACATTGTGAACTAATGATGATGATCCCTGAATAGCAAAACCACAAGAGCCAGTAAACCATACATTATCTAGCCTTGCTGTCTATTGTATTTTGGAACTGTATTTCAGTGCAAGTAGAAATGATGCACATGATGGAATTAGTCCCCAAAAGCCATGCTGTctattgttattaaaaagaaaacttccAAGGATATAATTATCACATGGAGCCCAAAATCAGAATGAGTCAAATTGCAATCTCCAAAGGACAGGCAATGAGAAAGCAATAACGATACCACAGGGCTAGCCACACTTGTTCAGTGTAAATACATAATAAGTCaggcaagaaacaaaaaacatgatatGACCTACTTTGGTCACAAATTCGGGAAgatgaattgataaaataactaAAGGAAGGGAAACAAGGTGCACCAAAACAGCCATATAGTTACTCCTCAACTATCAGGACTGCTGCTTCTTTTGCTTCTTTCAATGTCATATTATATCGGTGGTTGCTGCAGTGCTGATACTTAAGCATCGGTACAATGCTGATGGTCATCAGGGTCATTAGATttgctatttttattcaaatccaGTGGCCTTAATGACCATCGGCAGATACCAATGCTCGGATCATAGGCATTCTAGATTTCCCCTGCAACAGGAACCACTTTCTAAGTAGAATAGTTACTGTCACATTCTCCGAAGATTGTCCTCTAGTAAGACAAAAGACATAAACCTACTTTTTGTAGAGACGAGAAATGGCAATACAAGGACAGGGGAAGCTAAATCAAAATGACCTTTTGCCAACCTGATCCTATCCAGCTTGATACAAAATGCCAAAACCCAGTTGGGTTCTCTGCATGTTACACAAGAAAAGGCTGCTCATTGCTGATGACAAGACAGAGGATTAAAGGTGTGAAAATTAAAGTGCATAGTAAAAGGCATTGTTGTAGCCTATTTATGAAAATGGGTCTCACATTCCCCTATCTGATTGTGGAGTGGGGCACATCTGTATTGCTACCTTGAATGCTGCTCTTTATTTATGGAATGGCCAGAGAAATAAAGGAAGAGGTATTTTTTCAAGAGACAGGTCTTATAAGCGAGTGACTTGCCCCACTTCATTCAATTTAAGGACTTGGATTTTTGCTCTATTTTATTAGACAGATTTCCCTCGTTTATCTCCCTTGCCTGTCCTCTAGTAATTCAAAGCAGAGAAATAGTGATGCTAGGATTTACAGGTGGTGAAAGTTGCTTGGTAATTCAATAATGAAGCTTTGATGTACCTGTGGGAGGGGTCTCTTCGTCCTATGCGTGGAGAAGTGCGTTTGGTTGATCATATACGGTCTGACAGACAAAGATACAAGTGATTTTCCAAGGTGATATTGAATGCTATAACCATTTCTCCAGCTACTTTCTTTAGTCCTCTTCTTCAAAGTTTGTTGTGTTGCGCTTTTCTTTTCTACTCTACTCTACTCTACTCCTCCAGATATCTACACTAATGGAGTTCTCCCAAATTCTAGGATGCACAGAGGAGTATAGTGGGGCTACTGGCAGTGAGTCTGGGTGGACAAAATATATTGCCTCCCCCGTCAAAGAAAACGACTTCGATGATGATAATGCTGATAGCAAGAATAAACAAGGAGATTGCAGAAAACGTAATTATGggaatgatgatggtggtggtgagagTGATGACTCCATGACCTCAGATGCCTCTTCTGGTCCAAGCCATCCTGAACTTCCATGCAGGAGCAGTAAGGGAAGTGTTAACATAGGTCCTTCCAAGTATGCAACTAGCAAAAATTCATCAAAAGCAAAACTTCAGAAACAAGTGAAGGAAAGAGATGGATCAGCAAGGATCAGAGTAGAAAATGAAGTATCAGTTCTCAAGGCAAATAGTGCTGCTAGTTATGTGCAAAGTGGAACCAAGGTAAGAAAATCAGAGAGTTGAATCATTAGAAGAAGAGACGTGCTCTGGTTTCCtctctcttgctctctttcGCTTGTGCCAGAAATGTATAAAATTTTTAAGTGCTGATGTTCTTCAGATGTCTACAAGTGAAGGCACTTTCCATGCTTCTGTAACTCTGTTTTGGATTTCCAGAATTCCACTGTGAAGttggatctctctctctctctctctttttctagaAAGGTGAACTTTGACTCTTGGAAATGTAAATGGAGGTTATTTACAAAGCTCATGTAGACTTTAGAATTATGCAATTGTGTATTACAACTGCGTTTCACAGGTAACATATATGCACGAAGATTTTATTACCTCTTCCTCCTGGAAAAATGAGATTCAGGGCATGCACCCAGACACAGTGCACGAGAGCGGCCGTGTCCCTGTGTCACTGTGTGGTTGTATTATATTTTAGTAACAGATCAGCAGGGAGGCCTTGCTGATCCTGATGATTAAAGAACATGGTTCAATCCGAATGGTTCCCACAAAAACTCTTATCATATCTACATGTAATGGTTCCCGAACTGAAAATCTTAGTTTTAGCTCCCCAAAACATAAAACCTAAATCTACCCCCCTGTGTGTCTTGCCTTTCATTACTGGAAAGGAATGCTGAAATACGtagtatttcttttttatgttttcaagtgAAATAAGTTAAGGAACATATATAGATGAGAAAATTGTTTTAAACCCCCATTCCGGTCCAAAAGATTTAATAAAGTAGAGAAATTCTTTCTGGGGAGAGAGCTAATTACTACATCCAAATAGCCAGACAAATGAATGACATGGCTGACAATATTTGCCAAGCATCATTACGGTACTAGATTCAAACACTCTTGTTTCCTTTTAGCTCTCATCACAAGCTTTCTTGGCTAAGGGCCATGTGACAACCCTCAAGCCAACAAACCAGCAGTCTAATGAAAAACCACCCACCATGCTACATTGGGCTTAAGAAAGAAGGGGATGTACCCAGGAATTAACCACCGCTCTTTGTAACAGCTACGAAGATCTAATTAAACAATCTTTTAACCCGAGGATAGGCATAGAAACCCAGCAGTGACATCCTACCTACCAAGGGGCATAATTGCATTACAAGGACAGAAGTTACAGAACATCGTGAAATTCCTCTGTACCTCAAAAGATGAGAGTGCGGAGACATATAAAAGTCTACCAATTGCAgtgaaacattttaaaaaaagaggatgataaaaaaaagaaaaagaagcatcGATACAAGGGGTATGAACTTTTATATAGGCATGCATAATTCAAATGAAATACAGCTGCTCTTTTGAAGATCAAGCAAGATAGATGatcttattgttttgaagaaggGGTATCTAAGTAAGAGGTTgatcctttaaaataaaatgaaaaaggcaGCTGGACCTGTAGCCGAGTCCCAAACAATTGAACAGACTTAAAATGCCTTTACCTCTGTgagataacaaaataaacatcCTGATTTTTCTGCCACGGGCAATATTATTAGGTTTGATGACATCAATTCACCAAGGCTGCATGGCAGATTGCTACATTACCACTGAGAGAAAGCTAAACTTGGATCTTTGACTGTTTAGCAATTTTAAACCATTCAGTATGAAGGATCCGGGGATATCAATCCTCTCATATGTATACGCGCTCCATGAAAATCTCCTTGAGCTCGGACCAAATTAGCAGGCAGCATGGACTCCTGTATGCGTGAAAATACGCAAGGCTAGAAGACATACCAGGGGTGGTGCTAATACCAGAGTTGATAGCAATGGAGACAACTCTTCGCCAAGCAGATTGTCtctcaataatttcttttgcaaaCCCTGGATCCACAAGAAGATTAGGCAGGTCTGGGTTTCTATCATAGGCCTTCTTGATACGGTCCAAAAAGACATCATGGATAATGCAACCGCCTTTCCAAATTCTTGCTAGCTCCCCCTGTTTCAAATCCCAACCCTTTATAGAACTCCTTGCGCGTATCAAGTTCATACCCTGGGCATAGCTGCATATTTTGGATGCATTTATTGCTTGTATCACATTATGGATCAGTTTTACCGTATCCACGACTTGGTCAACTAGGATGTCACCAACGCcgcttgattaaaaaaaatttacagctTCAACTCTTTCTTCCTTCGGGCCACTGAGGGATCTTACATCCGAGGATGACGCTATAGTGGGGAGCAGCAACTGACAACTCAGCAGCTTGCTGAACTGTCCAATTACCAGTACCCTTCAAGCCAGTTTTATCCAAA includes:
- the LOC7466946 gene encoding ceramide synthase 1 LOH3, which gives rise to MGFMEYAKSIQWEHESYPAYEDYIVLPLFSLFFTFVRFFLDRFVFQKLAQRLIFGKEHQMLDAQPDERRKKIGKFKESAWKCIYFLSAEILVLYVTYDEPWFGNTKYFWVGPGSQVWPDQKMKLKLKGAYMYAAGFYTYSIFALIFWETRRSDFGVSMSHHVATVILIVLSYILRFGRAGSIVLAIHDASDVFLEVGKMSKYSGAEGIASFAFILFVLSWILLRLIYYPFWVLWSTSYEVLLNLDKEKHSVDGPIYYYVFNTLLYGLLVLHIYWWVLMYRMLVKQIQARGQLSDDVRSDSEGEDEHED
- the LOC7476936 gene encoding protein SOB FIVE-LIKE 1, whose translation is MEFSQILGCTEEYSGATGSESGWTKYIASPVKENDFDDDNADSKNKQGDCRKRNYGNDDGGGESDDSMTSDASSGPSHPELPCRSSKGSVNIGPSKYATSKNSSKAKLQKQVKERDGSARIRVENEVSVLKANSAASYVQSGTKVRKSES